One part of the Streptomyces nigra genome encodes these proteins:
- the pyk gene encoding pyruvate kinase codes for MRRSKIVCTLGPAVDSHEQLVSLIQAGMNVARFNFSHGTHEDHQGRYERLRAAAEETGRAIGVLADLQGPKIRLETFAEGPVELERGDEFVITTEDVPGDKSICGTTYKGLPGDVSKGDQILINDGNVELKVTEVEGPRVRTIVIEGGVVSDHKGINLPGAAVNVPALSEKDVEDLRFALRMGCDLVALSFVRDADDVQDVHKVMDEVGRRVPVIAKVEKPQAVANMEDVVMAFDGVMVARGDLAVEYPLEKVPMVQKRLIELCRRNAKPVIVATQMMESMITNSRPTRAEASDVANAILDGADAVMLSAESSVGAYPIETVRTMSKIVTAAEQELLSKGLQPLVPGKKPRTQGGSVARAACEIADFLGGKGLVAFTQSGDTARRLSRYRAAQQIIAFTTDESTRNQMTLSWGVEPHVVPFVNSTDEMVDLVDQEIVKLGLFHEGDIVVITAGSPPGVPGTTNMVRVHHLGGQGRD; via the coding sequence ATGCGCCGTTCGAAAATCGTTTGTACTCTCGGCCCCGCGGTCGACTCCCATGAACAGCTCGTGTCGCTGATCCAGGCCGGCATGAACGTTGCCCGCTTCAACTTCAGCCACGGCACCCACGAGGACCACCAGGGGCGGTACGAGCGCCTGCGGGCCGCCGCCGAGGAGACCGGCCGCGCCATCGGCGTGCTGGCCGACCTCCAGGGGCCGAAGATCCGTCTGGAGACCTTCGCCGAGGGCCCGGTCGAGCTGGAGCGCGGCGACGAGTTCGTCATCACCACCGAGGACGTCCCGGGCGACAAGTCCATCTGCGGGACGACCTACAAGGGCCTGCCCGGAGACGTCTCCAAGGGCGACCAGATCCTGATCAACGACGGCAACGTCGAGCTGAAGGTCACCGAGGTCGAGGGCCCGCGGGTGCGGACCATCGTCATCGAGGGCGGTGTGGTCTCCGACCACAAGGGCATCAACCTGCCGGGTGCGGCGGTGAACGTGCCGGCGCTGTCCGAGAAGGACGTCGAGGACCTGCGCTTCGCGCTGCGCATGGGCTGCGACCTGGTCGCCCTGTCCTTCGTGCGGGACGCCGACGACGTCCAGGACGTGCACAAGGTCATGGACGAGGTCGGCCGCCGCGTCCCGGTCATCGCCAAGGTGGAGAAGCCGCAGGCGGTCGCCAACATGGAGGACGTCGTGATGGCGTTCGACGGCGTGATGGTCGCGCGTGGCGACCTGGCCGTCGAGTACCCGCTCGAGAAGGTCCCGATGGTGCAGAAGCGCCTCATCGAGCTGTGCCGGCGCAACGCGAAGCCGGTGATCGTGGCGACCCAGATGATGGAGTCGATGATCACCAACTCCCGTCCGACCCGCGCCGAGGCCTCCGACGTCGCCAACGCGATCCTGGACGGCGCGGACGCGGTCATGCTGTCGGCGGAGTCCTCGGTCGGCGCCTACCCGATCGAGACGGTCCGGACGATGTCGAAGATCGTCACGGCCGCCGAGCAGGAGCTGCTCTCCAAGGGCCTCCAGCCGCTGGTGCCGGGCAAGAAGCCCCGCACCCAGGGCGGTTCGGTCGCCCGCGCGGCCTGCGAGATCGCCGACTTCCTCGGCGGCAAGGGCCTGGTCGCCTTCACCCAGTCCGGCGACACCGCCCGCCGCCTGAGCCGCTACCGGGCGGCGCAGCAGATCATCGCGTTCACGACGGACGAGTCCACGCGCAACCAGATGACCCTCAGCTGGGGCGTCGAGCCGCACGTGGTGCCGTTCGTGAACAGCACCGACGAGATGGTCGACCTGGTCGACCAGGAGATCGTCAAGCTGGGCCTGTTCCACGAGGGCGACATCGTGGTCATCACGGCGGGCTCGCCGCCCGGGGTCCCGGGCACGACGAACATGGTCCGGGTCCACCACCTGGGCGGCCAGGGCCGCGACTGA
- a CDS encoding acetate kinase codes for MTATRVLVLNSGSSSLKYQLLDMHDRTRLATGLVERIGERTSRLKHTPLTGGGESRERGGAIADHDAALKAVAAELAQDGLGLDSPELAAIGHRVVHGGKRFTEPTVIDEAVLAEIERLIPVAPLHNPANLTGIRTARSLRPDLPQVAVFDTAFHTTMPESAARYAIDVETADRHRIRRYGFHGTSHAFVSRATAELLGKAPEEVNVIVLHLGNGASASAVRGGRCVETSMGLTPLEGLVMGTRSGDTDPAVIFHLTRVAEMSIEEIDALLNKKSGLIGLCGDNDMREIRRRVDEGDERAQLAFDIYIHRLKKYIGAYYAVLGRVDAVVFTAGVGENAAPVREAAVAGLEQLGLAVDPQLNAARGGGARVISPAGARVAVAVVPTDEELEIATQTYALVGGGGD; via the coding sequence GTGACCGCCACCCGCGTCCTCGTCCTCAACTCCGGCTCGTCGTCGCTGAAGTACCAGCTGCTCGACATGCACGACCGTACGCGGCTCGCCACGGGGCTCGTCGAGCGCATCGGCGAGCGGACCTCACGGCTGAAGCACACCCCGCTGACCGGCGGCGGCGAGAGCCGCGAGCGCGGCGGCGCGATCGCCGACCACGACGCCGCCCTGAAGGCCGTCGCGGCGGAGCTCGCGCAGGACGGTCTCGGGCTGGACTCGCCGGAGCTGGCCGCGATCGGGCACCGGGTCGTGCACGGCGGCAAGCGGTTCACCGAGCCGACCGTCATCGACGAGGCGGTGCTCGCCGAGATCGAGCGGCTCATCCCGGTGGCGCCGCTGCACAACCCGGCCAATCTCACCGGCATCCGCACGGCGCGCTCGCTGCGCCCGGACCTGCCGCAGGTCGCCGTCTTCGACACGGCCTTCCACACCACGATGCCGGAGTCGGCCGCCCGCTACGCCATCGACGTCGAGACCGCCGACCGGCACCGCATCCGGCGCTACGGCTTCCACGGCACCTCGCACGCGTTCGTCTCGCGGGCCACGGCCGAACTGCTCGGCAAGGCACCCGAAGAGGTGAATGTCATCGTGCTGCACCTCGGCAACGGCGCCTCGGCATCGGCGGTGCGGGGCGGGAGGTGCGTGGAGACCTCCATGGGGCTGACGCCTTTGGAGGGACTCGTGATGGGTACGCGATCGGGTGACACCGATCCCGCCGTCATCTTCCATTTGACGCGCGTCGCCGAAATGTCCATCGAGGAAATCGACGCCCTGCTCAACAAGAAGAGCGGATTGATCGGGCTCTGCGGTGACAACGACATGCGGGAGATCAGGCGCCGCGTCGACGAGGGCGACGAGCGCGCACAATTGGCGTTCGACATCTACATTCACCGGTTGAAGAAGTACATAGGCGCCTATTACGCGGTGCTCGGCCGGGTGGACGCCGTCGTGTTCACGGCCGGGGTCGGGGAAAACGCGGCCCCGGTCCGCGAGGCGGCCGTGGCGGGCCTGGAGCAGCTGGGTCTCGCCGTGGACCCGCAGCTGAACGCGGCGCGCGGCGGCGGGGCGCGGGTCATCTCACCGGCGGGCGCGCGGGTCGCGGTGGCGGTGGTGCCGACGGACGAGGAACTGGAGATCGCGACGCAGACCTACGCTCTGGTCGGCGGGGGCGGCGACTGA